GACATCTCGAACAAGGACATCCACATCCAGTTCGTGCAGGCCCACGAGGGAGTCGAGGGCGACTCCGCGTCGGTGACGGTCGCGACGGCCGTCATCTCCGCGCTGGAGAACATCCCCATCGAGCAGAACGTCGCCATGACCGGCTCGCTGTCGGTCCGCGGCGACGTGCTGCCGGTCGGCGGTGTCACGCACAAAATCGAGGCCGCCGCGAAGACCGGCGTCGACACGGTCATCATCCCGAAGGCGAACGAGCAGGACGTGATGATCGAAGACGAGTTCAAAGACCAGGTGGAGATCGTGCCCGTCTCGCACATCTCCGAGGTGCTCGAGGTCGCACTCGCCGGCGAACCCGAGAAGGACTCGCTCGTCGACCGGCTTCGCTCCATCACCGGAAAGGCCCTGGAGTCCGGCGAGACGCAGCCGAGCGGCTCGCCCAGCCCGCAGTAGCGTGTCGAACTGGGCCGCGTTCGCGGGCGTCGCGACCGCGGTCACGCTTCTCCTGTTGGCGCTCACTCACGCGACGAGCGTGAGCGCCAGCTTTCCGACCCGCGCCGAGGTGGAGTGGCTGGAGTCGCTTCCGGACGGGAGCGACCACCTCGCGCCGGACCGCGACGCGCCGCCGGACCCGGAGCCGTCGCTGTCGGCCACGGCGCTGTTCGTGAACGTGCTCGTCACGCACGGACTGCTCCTGTGTCTGCTCGTGGTCGCGGCGTTCTTCGCGGCGATTCCGGCCTCGGCGTTCGGACTCGCCGTCTCAGCCGAGACGGTCGCCGTCGGCGTCGGCTTCGGACTGGCGCTTTCTGTGGTGAACACGGCCGCCGGGCTGGTGGCCGAGCGATACGGCTACGCGCCAAGCGAACAGCTTCGGGGAATCCTCACGCCGGAGACTCCTGGCGGGTGGCTGCTGTTGCTCGGTGGCACGCTTCCGCTCGTCGCCGGCTTCGAGGAGTTCCTCTTTCGGGGCATCCTCGTCGGCGTGTTCGCGGCGGGGTTCGACGCGTCGCCGTGGGCACTCGCCGCGGTCTCCTCCGTCGCGTTCGCCCTCGCTCACGAGTCACAGGGCCGGGTCGGCATCCTCGTTACGGGACTGCTGGGGCTGTTGCTCGCCATCGGCTACGTTCTCACCGGAAGTCTCGTTGTCGTGGTCGTGGCCCACTACCT
This portion of the Halosegnis longus genome encodes:
- a CDS encoding CPBP family intramembrane glutamic endopeptidase; the encoded protein is MSNWAAFAGVATAVTLLLLALTHATSVSASFPTRAEVEWLESLPDGSDHLAPDRDAPPDPEPSLSATALFVNVLVTHGLLLCLLVVAAFFAAIPASAFGLAVSAETVAVGVGFGLALSVVNTAAGLVAERYGYAPSEQLRGILTPETPGGWLLLLGGTLPLVAGFEEFLFRGILVGVFAAGFDASPWALAAVSSVAFALAHESQGRVGILVTGLLGLLLAIGYVLTGSLVVVVVAHYLVNTVELVVFEGLGVRGKQGGQATPHR